The genomic interval GGCTGGCCCGTCGACACCACCTCCTCGATCGCCGCCTGCAGCGCGTCCGTTCCCGCCTCGCCTCCCGTGAGCACGTACAGGGGCGTGCCGCGCAGCGTGTCCAGCGACTCGCCCCGCATCCGCAGCGCCGCGGGGTTGGCGTACATCACCCGCAGCCCCGGGCTCACGCGCAGGATGAGGTCGGGGGAGTTCTCGGCCAGGGCGCGGAACTCCTGCTCCTGCCGCACCAGCGCCTCCTGGGCGCCGCGCAGCAGCCAGCTCACCTGGCTGGCCGGGTCTACCAGGGTGTCTACCTGGCCGCCGGTGGCGTCGTCGATTTCCTGGAGAAGGGCACCGAGCCGCGAAATGAGCTCGGGCAGGCGCTGCTGCGGCGGGACGGGGGCAATCATCGGCTGAGGGCGGCAAGCACGGCCGCGGTATCGGAAAGGTTGCCCAGCACCAGCGCCCGGCGGGGAGCCAGGCACACCAGCGCGGGGGTGACCAGGATGCCGTCCTCGCGGGCACGGCCGGGGGTCTGCGACAGGTCCACGATCTCCACTTCACACTCGCCCAGCGCCTCGCGCACCCGCTGCAGGTTGCGGACGGCGGCGGCGGAGTTGGGCGCGTTCCCCGCCACGTACAGGCGCAGCTGCGTGCCGGCGTCCGGCGGCGGCCCGCCGGTCATGGCGCGGCCCCGGCGTGAGCGGGGGCGGCGTCGGCGTCGCCGCGCCGAAGGAGGCCGATGGTGTCCATGGCCTGCCGGCGGGCGCGGGCCTGGGCTTCGGCCTCGGCCGCGAGCGCCTGGCGCTCCGTTTCCAACCCGTCCAGCTCGCGGACCAGCTGCTCCATGCGGGCGCGCACGGCTGCGGCGGACGCTTCCATCTCGGCCCGGCGGCGGCGGGTCTCGCGCTCGGCGGCTTCGGCCTCCCGGCGCAGCTCCTCTTCCTTTTCCCACCGCGCCGTTCCCATCAGCACCTCGCCGCCCGCGCTGTACACGTCGGACAGGGTGATGCCCTCGCCGCTCAGCACCAGCTCGCGCACCTGGTTGCTGTGCGCCATGCCGCGCGACTTGATGACGGTGAGCGAGCGGTTGCGCTCGCCGCCGCGGATGCGGTAGGCCAGGTGAAGCCAGGTGTCGGCGATGGTCGACACGTCGAGCGACGAGGTTTCCGTCACCGGGTCGTTGCCGCTCTGCAGGCTGGTGCACAACGCGGTGGTTCCCCGCGACTTGGCGAAGTCCAGCAGCCGCAGGCTGGCATCCACCGCCGCCACCTCGCCTCCCGCCTTGGCCAGCGCCGACAGCGGGTCCACGATCACCACGGTGGCCCCGCTCTTCTCGATCCGGCGCTTGATGTCGATCAGGTGCTCCTCGACGCTCCGTGCTTCCGAGCGCAGCGACCACAGGTCCAGCCGCCCTTCATCAACCCAGCGCCCCAGGTCCAGCCCCACCGACGAAAGGTTGCGGACGATCTGGTCGGCCGGCTCGTCGAAGGACAGGAACATCACCCGCTCGCCCCCGCGGCAGCAGCGGTCGGCGAAGGTGCCTGCCAGCGTGGTCTTGGCGGTGCCGGGAACTCCGGTGATCAGCACGCTGGATCCGCGGAAGTAGCCGTCGCCCAGCATGGCGTCGAGCCGCGGCACGCCGGTGGAAAGCTTCTCCCGCGAGACGGGGTACCGCAGCTCGGCCCGGCCGTAGGTGGCCACCTCGATTCCCGACGAGGTGATGGTCAGCGGGTATTCGTTTTCCGAGAACCGCGAGCCGCGGTACTTGACCACGCGAACGCTGCGCACGCTCACCCGCTCGCGCATGTCGTGCGTGAGCATCACCACGGCGTCGGCCATGAAGGGAAGGAACTGGTACTCGGGGTCGGCCAGCAGGGTGGGGCCCTCGGCCTTGACGGTGAGCAGGGCGGTGAAGTCGCGCCGGGCCAGCCACTCGTACAGCCGGTACACCTCGCGCCGCCGCACCACGGGCCCGTCCAGCAGCGACAGCAGCACGTCGATGCCGTCGAAGACGATGCGCGTGGCCCCCAGCGCCTCCGCCCGCTCCCCCACCTGGGCCAGGACCCCTTCCAGGTCGAAGTCGCCCGCCACCGTCACCGTGGGCGAAACGTACGCGTCCAGGAAGAAGAGCCGGTCGCGTTCCAGCGCGGGAAGGTCCCAGCCGAACGAGTGGGCGTTCTCCATGATGCGCCGCGTGTCTTCCTCGAACGCCACGAAGATGCCGGGCTCGTGGTGCCCGGTGGCCCCGCACACCAGGGTCTGCAGGGCGAACACCGTCTTTCCCGCCCCCGCCGAGCCCAGCACCACCGTAATGCGCGACCGGGGGAGCCCGCCGCCCGTCATCTCGTCGAAACCCTGGATGCCGGTGGAAGCCTTGGAGGCGAGGGGTGTGGATGGTGCCGTCATGGAGAACCGTCGGTCGGGAGCAAGGCCGCGGGCCGGGCCGGGGAATGCCGGCACGCCGGTGGAGCCATCGAAAGAAAGGATTGCGCGGGGGCGGCGGAGTGGATCGGCGTGCTGGCGGGAAGCACGGGCCAATTCTACGCGTGGGGAAGACCATAATAACGGCATAGATCCCAATGCGCCAGATATGGTGGAAGGCGAGGACGCGCTCGAGGGGCGACCTTCGCCATCGCCGGTTTGCGCGAGGAGGGGGATTCCGGGTCTCCGCGACCGGCGCCGCGGTGCGGCAGGCGCGAACGGAAGGGGCCGGCACTGCCGCGCCGGCCCCTTTCTCGACAGATTCATTCACGATGGAAACCTGCTCCCGCCACCGCCCCCGTGTCCATGACATCGTTCGGCCCGGATCCCCTCCTCGTGCCGGACGACTTCGTCTGGCAGGCGGAAACCGTGCACCTCCTGGTGCTCGCCCCCGACGCCACGGTGGTGCGGTGGAACGAGGCCGCCCGCCACGCCCACGCGCCGCTGGCCGAAGGCGCGCCCATGGCACGGCTGCTGACGGCGAACAGCGCGGCGCTGCTCCTGGCCACGATGGAGGCGGCGCGAGCGGGCCCCGTGGAAGGCGTGCTGCTTACCTTTTCGGATGGGGAGCGGTACGCGTTCACCCTTTCGTGCCGTGTCCGCTGGGAGGGGGAAGTGTGCCTGCTCTTCGGCGAGCCGCTGACGGAGCGCGACTCGCGGGTCACCCGCGAACTGATGGAGCTGTCCAGCGAGCTCGCGCGCAGCACCCGGGAGCGGGCGAAGGTGGCCGCCGAGCTGAACTCGGCGCTGCAGGCGCTGCGGGAGTCGCACTGGCACGTGAAGAAGATCCAGGAGTTCCTGCCCATCTGCGCCCAGTGCCAGAAGGTGCCGGCGGGGGAGGAAAGCCGGGGCGAGTGGCGGCACCTGGTGTCGTTCCTGGCCGACAACGGACTGCTGATGACCCATGGCTACTGCCCGGAATGCGAAGAACGGGTGATGGCGGAGATCGACGCCTCGGGATAGCGGACCGCGGAGAAGCCCCGCACGCACTCACGCACCCGCCCCGGCCCACCGCCCGAACGGCACCCCCTCGCCGTCCAGCAGCGCCGCCATCCGCTCCTCGTCCCCGGGGAGCGTTTCCAGCGCCAGGTTGCACCGCGCCCGCGCGGCCGGCGGCGCGGGAACCACCTCGGCGGGCACGCCGTGGTCGCGGGCCACCTCTTCGGCCCACAGCGCGTGGTGCGTGGTTTCGAACGTAAACACCTGCCGGCCCTCCCGTTGCCGTTCGTGTGCGGAACCAGAATCGTGCTGCTTGCGCCAACCGCTGTTCCCGGTTACACTTCCCGCACCTTATCAGTACCCGGAAACCCACTCACGTCCAGCCGCGGAGGCACAGCCTCCGGTTCGCCGGCCCGCTTCCCGGGGCGCCGCGTGGGTTCATCGTCCCGGTGCGTCACGTTCGCGGGGCGCCGCGCGTCATGTATGATGCCCCATCATGCGAACGCCGGACCGGGAAGGAGGGGGTTGGCCGCGCCGGAGACGCGCGGCAACGGGTACCAGCTGCGGGCAGGTGTTGTTCCGGCATCGTCGGTCTACCTGTGGGCCGGCGCGAAACCAGGAGAGTGACAGGATGACAAGACTTCGTGTGCTCCTTGCGGTGGCCCTCGCCCTGGCGCTTGCGCCCGTGGCGGCCGTCGCGCAGGCGGGAACCGTCCGTGGACGGGTGGTCGAGCAGGGCTCGAACAACCCGCTGCAGGGCGTGTCGGTGAGCGTCGTGGGCGGAGGCCCGACGGCGGTCACCAATCAGGAGGGCCGCTTCGCCCTTTCCAACGTGCCGGCCGGCGCGCGCACCCTTCGCGCGGCCCGCATCGGCTATGGGGCGCAGACGCGCTCCGTCACGGTGGGCGCCGAGCCCGTCGAGGTGAACTTCGCGCTGGGCACCGACGTGCTGGGCCTCGACGAGATCGTGGTCATCGGCTACGGCCAGGTGGAGCGCCGCCGCGCGGGCGGCGGCGCCATTTCGTCCATCCGCCCGACGGCGGTAACGGAAAGCGCCCCCACCCCCACGGTGGAGAACGTGCTGCAGGGCCGCGTGGCCGGCGTGCAGGTGGTGCAGAACTCGGGCGTGCCCGGCTCGGCCATCTCCGTCCGCGTGCGCGGCGCCTCGTCGATCTCGGCCGGCAACGAGCCGCTGTACGTGATCGACGGCGTGCCCCTCATCCAGGGCAACTTCTCGACCATCCAGGGCGCCATCGGGCAGACGCAGGGCATCGACGCCCTGTCGGACCTGAACCCCAACGAGATCGAGTCCATCGAGGTGCTGAAGGACGCGTCGGCGGCGGCCATCTACGGCTCGCGCGCGTCCAACGGCGTGGTGCTCATCACCACCAAGCGCGGCCGCGCGGGCGAGCGTCCCGACATCCGCGTGCAGACCTACGTGGGCAGCCAGCAGGCCTGGCGCCACGCCGACTTCCTGAACGCCGAAGACTACATCGAGGTGTACAACGAGGGCTGGGCCAACGACGGCTACCTCGAAGCCTTCGAGATCCCGCTGTTCGCGCCCAACGGCCAGGACGGCGCGATCAACTACGATCCCGATGTCAGCACCGACTGGATCGACGAGATCCTGACGACCGCCCCCATGAGCAACGTGTTCGCCAGCATCGCCGGCGGCACCGAGCGGGCCCGGTACTACGTCAGCGGCACCCGGTTCCTGCAGGACGGCATCGTGTCGGGCTACGGCTTCGAGCGCATGAACGGCCGCCTGAACCTTGACTACACCGCCAGCAGCCGGCTTACGCTGGGCACGGGCGTGGCGCTGACCCGCGGCGTGATCGAGCGCTCGCGCGGCGACAACACCATCTACGGCCCCTTCGCCAACGCCATCGCCAGCGCGCCGGTCGACCCGGTTCGCGACGAGGACGGCGACTACAACCTGAACACGCTGGCGTACGTCAACCCGGTGGCGCTCAACGAGCTGAACCGGGCCGAAGAGCGCACCTTCCACGTGCTGGGCAACATCTTCGCCGACTACCGCCTGTTCGAGGGCGTCACCGCCCGCGTGAACCTGGGCCTGGACCAGTACAGCCTGCGGGGCTTCCTGTACGACTCGCCCACCGTTCCGCCCGGCTCGGGAAGCAACGGCTACGGCCAGGTGGGCAACTCGTTCGCCACCAAGGTGCTGGCCGAGGGCACCCTGAGCTGGCAGCGCGACCTGGGCGACATCCACAACCTGTCGGGCGTGGTGGGCTCCGCGTACGAGGACAACGACAGCGAGTACAACTCGGTGTTCGGCACGCAGTTCCCGTCGGGGCTCAAGCAGCTGGCCTCGGCCGCCACGGTCACCGGCGGCAGCTCGTCGCTTTCCGAGTACAACCTGCTCTCGTTCTTCGGGCGCGTGCAGCACAGCTTCCGCGACCGCCTGACCACCACGTTCAACGTGCGCGCCGACGGCTCGTCGCGCTTCGGCGAGAACAACCAGTGGGGGGTGTTCCCGTCGGCGGCCGTGCAGTACCGGCTGACGGAGGAGCCGTTCCTCCGCGACAACCGGCTCATCAGCGACCTGGCCTTCCGCGCGAGCTACGGCCGCACGGGCAACCAGGAGGGGCTGGGCGACTTCGCGCCGCAGGCGCTGTTCACCGGCGGCCAGAACTACAACGACCGGCCCGGCATCGCCCCGCTGCAGCTGGCCAACCCCGACCTGAGCTGGGAAAAGACCGACCAGCTGAACATCGGCGCCGACCTGGGCTTCTTCGACGACCGCCTGGGCCTGAGCCTCGACTGGTACCAGAAGAACACGTCGGACCTGCTGCTGAACCGGCCCATCCCGCTTTCGACCGGGTTCGGCCTGATCACCGAGAACATCGGCGAGATGCGCAACACCGGCGTGGAGCTGGCGCTTCGTGCCCAGCCGATCCGCGCGGCGAGCCGGGGCGGCCTGGAGTGGAGCACCGAGTTCAACGTTTCGCACAACGAGAACGTCGTCACCAAGCTCTACAACAAGCAGGGGATCAGCGGCAGCTTCGTCGCCCGCGTGGAAGAGGACGAGGAGCTGGGCTTCTTCCGCGGCTACGTGATGGACGGGATCTTCCAGGAAGACGACGAGATCTGCTACGATGCGACCGGCGCCACCTGCCCCGAGGGCTTCGGCTACCAGTCGGACTTCACGGTGCCCGGTGACGTGCGGTTCCGCGACCTGAACGGCGACGGGCTGATCACCTCCGAGGACCGCGAGAAGATCGGCAGCCCCTGGCCGGACTACACGGGCGGCTGGACGAACAACCTGTCGTTCGGCGGGTTCGACCTGACGGTGTTCACGCAGTTCTCGCAGGGCAACGACATCTACAACGGGAACCGCGAGTACACCGACGCGTTCGGT from Longimicrobium sp. carries:
- the kaiC gene encoding circadian clock protein KaiC, producing the protein MTAPSTPLASKASTGIQGFDEMTGGGLPRSRITVVLGSAGAGKTVFALQTLVCGATGHHEPGIFVAFEEDTRRIMENAHSFGWDLPALERDRLFFLDAYVSPTVTVAGDFDLEGVLAQVGERAEALGATRIVFDGIDVLLSLLDGPVVRRREVYRLYEWLARRDFTALLTVKAEGPTLLADPEYQFLPFMADAVVMLTHDMRERVSVRSVRVVKYRGSRFSENEYPLTITSSGIEVATYGRAELRYPVSREKLSTGVPRLDAMLGDGYFRGSSVLITGVPGTAKTTLAGTFADRCCRGGERVMFLSFDEPADQIVRNLSSVGLDLGRWVDEGRLDLWSLRSEARSVEEHLIDIKRRIEKSGATVVIVDPLSALAKAGGEVAAVDASLRLLDFAKSRGTTALCTSLQSGNDPVTETSSLDVSTIADTWLHLAYRIRGGERNRSLTVIKSRGMAHSNQVRELVLSGEGITLSDVYSAGGEVLMGTARWEKEEELRREAEAAERETRRRRAEMEASAAAVRARMEQLVRELDGLETERQALAAEAEAQARARRQAMDTIGLLRRGDADAAPAHAGAAP
- a CDS encoding TonB-dependent receptor; the protein is MTRLRVLLAVALALALAPVAAVAQAGTVRGRVVEQGSNNPLQGVSVSVVGGGPTAVTNQEGRFALSNVPAGARTLRAARIGYGAQTRSVTVGAEPVEVNFALGTDVLGLDEIVVIGYGQVERRRAGGGAISSIRPTAVTESAPTPTVENVLQGRVAGVQVVQNSGVPGSAISVRVRGASSISAGNEPLYVIDGVPLIQGNFSTIQGAIGQTQGIDALSDLNPNEIESIEVLKDASAAAIYGSRASNGVVLITTKRGRAGERPDIRVQTYVGSQQAWRHADFLNAEDYIEVYNEGWANDGYLEAFEIPLFAPNGQDGAINYDPDVSTDWIDEILTTAPMSNVFASIAGGTERARYYVSGTRFLQDGIVSGYGFERMNGRLNLDYTASSRLTLGTGVALTRGVIERSRGDNTIYGPFANAIASAPVDPVRDEDGDYNLNTLAYVNPVALNELNRAEERTFHVLGNIFADYRLFEGVTARVNLGLDQYSLRGFLYDSPTVPPGSGSNGYGQVGNSFATKVLAEGTLSWQRDLGDIHNLSGVVGSAYEDNDSEYNSVFGTQFPSGLKQLASAATVTGGSSSLSEYNLLSFFGRVQHSFRDRLTTTFNVRADGSSRFGENNQWGVFPSAAVQYRLTEEPFLRDNRLISDLAFRASYGRTGNQEGLGDFAPQALFTGGQNYNDRPGIAPLQLANPDLSWEKTDQLNIGADLGFFDDRLGLSLDWYQKNTSDLLLNRPIPLSTGFGLITENIGEMRNTGVELALRAQPIRAASRGGLEWSTEFNVSHNENVVTKLYNKQGISGSFVARVEEDEELGFFRGYVMDGIFQEDDEICYDATGATCPEGFGYQSDFTVPGDVRFRDLNGDGLITSEDREKIGSPWPDYTGGWTNNLSFGGFDLTVFTQFSQGNDIYNGNREYTDAFGTFIDNNSGRARNRWTPENPSTTEARATYDDSNNNVRSSSRFVEDGSYVRIKNAVLGYNLPARFSTRVGVSSMRLYVQGQNLKTWTDYSGFDPEVNFNGAASITRGIDFYTLPQARTITLGLNLGF
- a CDS encoding circadian clock KaiB family protein, which gives rise to MTGGPPPDAGTQLRLYVAGNAPNSAAAVRNLQRVREALGECEVEIVDLSQTPGRAREDGILVTPALVCLAPRRALVLGNLSDTAAVLAALSR
- a CDS encoding DUF3343 domain-containing protein, with the protein product MFTFETTHHALWAEEVARDHGVPAEVVPAPPAARARCNLALETLPGDEERMAALLDGEGVPFGRWAGAGA